One Paralichthys olivaceus isolate ysfri-2021 chromosome 8, ASM2471397v2, whole genome shotgun sequence genomic region harbors:
- the pgam1b gene encoding phosphoglycerate mutase 1b produces MAVYKLVLIRHGESCWNQENRFCGWFDADLSETGEHEAKRGGQALKDAGYEFDICYTSVLKRAIRTLWYVLDSIDQMWLPVHRTWRLNERHYGGLTGLNKAETAAKHGEAQVKIWRRSFDIPPPSMEEEHDFYQAISKDRRYSDLTDDQLPSCESLKDTIARALPFWNDEIVPQIKDGKRVLIAAHGNSLRGIVKHLEGMSEEAIMELNLPTGIPIVYELDKNLKPTGPMQFLGDEETVKKAMEAVAAQGKAKK; encoded by the exons ATGGCCGTGTACAAGCTGGTCCTGATCCGCCACGGAGAGAGCTGCTGGAACCAGGAGAACCGCTTCTGTGGCTGGTTCGACGCGGATCTGAGTGAGACCGGAGAGCATGAGGCAAAGAGAGGGGGACAGGCCCTGAAAG ATGCTGGCTATGAATTTGATATTTGCTACACCTCTGTTCTGAAGAGGGCCATCCGCACCCTGTGGTATGTCCTGGACAGCATCGATCAGATGTGGCTGCCCGTCCATCGGACCTGGCGTCTCAATGAGCGCCACTACGGCGGCCTGACGGGGCTGAACAAGGCTGAAACAGCAGCCAAACATGGAGAAGCCCAGGTCAAGATCTGGAGGCGCTCTTTTGACATCCCTCCTCCTTCCATGGAGGAGGAGCATGACTTCTATCAGGCCATAAGCAAG GACCGTCGTTACTCCGACCTAACGGATGACCAGCTTCCCTCCTGTGAGAGTCTGAAGGACACCATCGCCCGGGCGTTGCCATTCTGGAACGATGAGATCGTTCCACAGATCAAAGATGGAAAGAGGGTGCTGATTGCTGCCCACGGCAACAGTCTCCGTGGCATCGTCAAGCATCTCGAGG GGATGTCAGAGGAGGCAATCATGGAGCTTAACCTGCCTACAGGCATCCCCATTGTGTATGAGCTGGACAAGAACCTGAAGCCTACAGGACCCATGCAATTCCTGGGAGATGAGGAGACGGTCAAGAAGGCCATGGAGGCTGTGGCTGCTCAGGGCAAAGCCAAGAAATAG